The following proteins come from a genomic window of Paucimonas lemoignei:
- the hgpA gene encoding TonB-dependent hemoglobin/transferrin/lactoferrin receptor: MPSTLDPVTHLPLTSHTGLQTFALSLLTLAVLTGATWSSATQAASASEIPAARAGGTYSFAIAQQPLASALNEFSRVTGWQVGLTSNLANNVTSPGVNGSLPPGKALERLLAGTHLGYRNLGNNNVVLEKRSAGVVALEQITVSATRQAQDVTSVPSSVSVHDRAELDRQNVNTIRDLVRFEPGISVGGAGQRSGTTGYNIRGIDGNRILTQVDGVEVPDNYFSGPYANTHRNYVDPEIVKRVEILRGPASALYGSSAIGGAVSYYTLDADDIIKDGKDVGARLKTGYSSADDSWLTSGTVAGRQGDVDALLHVSQRNGHETESYGGNGGTGLQRTEANPEDARTTNVLAKLGWNYNEGSRLGLTYEKFKDDRDTNQLSAVGGPFNAGSGFGFYRGRTGNDTISRERIGVENSFELNSLLVDNVKWSLNYQIAKTDQSTLERYVPGSRDVWRTRDTTYKERQWVFDAQLDKAFSIADTDHLLTYGTTFKQQKVTGLRSGGATCAAVLGTCRVIGATSPTASDSLTPSSDFPDPTINTYSLFAQDEIRWNDWTFLPGVRYDYTRLDPHITQQFLNTANPTGGGAVSDESKNWHRLSPKLGVTYALSEQYTWYGQYAEGFRTPSAKALYGRFENLQTGYLVQPNPDLEPEKSKSYETGLRGHFDAGSFDVAVFYNKYRDFINDDAIQPATATQAVFQSNNIAHATIKGLELKGRLNLDAFGAPEGLYARGAATYLYGRNDDNGQPINSINPLTGVLGLGYDQDNYGGLLSWTLVKRKTRVDDSNFHAPDGSSSQFKTPGFGVLDLTGFYKVTDDVTLNAGLYNLTDKKYWQWDDVRGYDGVGEAGVTAPANLDRLTQPGRNFAINVVWDI; the protein is encoded by the coding sequence ATGCCGTCCACGCTTGATCCCGTCACGCATCTGCCACTGACCAGCCACACCGGGTTGCAGACATTCGCCCTGTCGCTGTTGACCCTCGCGGTCCTGACCGGCGCTACCTGGTCAAGCGCCACGCAGGCTGCCAGTGCGAGCGAAATACCCGCAGCACGCGCCGGAGGCACCTACTCGTTCGCCATTGCACAGCAACCGCTGGCGTCTGCCCTCAACGAATTCAGCCGCGTGACCGGCTGGCAGGTTGGCCTGACATCGAACCTGGCCAACAACGTCACCTCCCCTGGCGTAAACGGCTCTCTGCCACCGGGCAAGGCACTGGAGCGACTGTTGGCCGGCACCCATCTGGGCTATCGCAACCTGGGCAACAACAACGTGGTACTGGAGAAGCGCAGCGCCGGGGTTGTCGCGCTGGAGCAGATCACCGTCAGCGCCACCCGTCAGGCACAGGACGTGACCTCGGTGCCGAGTTCAGTATCGGTGCATGACCGCGCCGAACTGGACCGCCAGAACGTCAACACCATCCGTGACCTGGTGCGCTTCGAACCGGGCATTTCCGTGGGCGGTGCAGGTCAGCGTTCCGGAACCACGGGCTACAACATTCGCGGCATCGACGGCAACCGCATCCTGACTCAAGTGGACGGCGTTGAAGTGCCGGACAACTATTTCTCCGGCCCGTACGCCAACACCCATCGCAATTACGTGGACCCGGAAATCGTCAAGCGCGTGGAAATTCTGCGCGGTCCGGCCTCGGCCCTGTACGGCAGCAGCGCCATTGGCGGCGCAGTCAGCTATTACACGCTGGATGCCGACGACATCATCAAGGACGGCAAGGATGTGGGCGCACGCCTGAAAACCGGCTACAGCTCTGCCGACGACAGTTGGCTGACTTCCGGTACCGTCGCCGGTCGCCAGGGTGATGTCGACGCGCTGCTGCATGTCAGCCAGCGCAACGGCCACGAAACCGAGTCCTACGGCGGTAACGGTGGCACGGGCCTGCAACGCACCGAGGCCAACCCGGAAGATGCACGCACCACCAACGTGCTGGCCAAACTCGGCTGGAATTACAACGAAGGCTCGCGCCTGGGCCTGACCTACGAGAAATTCAAGGACGACCGCGACACTAACCAACTGAGCGCCGTGGGCGGGCCTTTCAACGCGGGCAGCGGTTTTGGTTTCTATCGCGGCCGCACTGGCAACGACACCATCAGCCGCGAGCGTATTGGCGTCGAGAACAGTTTCGAGCTCAACAGCCTGCTGGTCGACAACGTCAAATGGAGCCTGAACTACCAGATCGCCAAGACCGACCAGAGCACCCTGGAACGCTATGTGCCGGGCTCCAGGGACGTATGGCGCACGCGGGACACCACCTACAAGGAACGTCAGTGGGTGTTCGATGCGCAACTGGACAAAGCCTTCAGCATCGCCGATACCGACCATCTGCTGACTTACGGCACCACCTTCAAGCAGCAGAAAGTCACCGGCCTGCGCAGCGGCGGCGCGACCTGCGCAGCCGTTTTGGGCACGTGCCGGGTGATCGGCGCAACAAGCCCGACGGCTTCGGACAGCCTGACACCGTCCAGCGATTTCCCCGACCCGACCATCAATACTTACAGCCTGTTTGCCCAGGATGAAATCCGCTGGAACGACTGGACCTTCCTGCCGGGCGTGCGTTACGACTACACCCGTCTGGATCCGCACATCACTCAGCAATTCCTCAACACCGCCAACCCCACCGGCGGCGGCGCGGTCAGCGACGAAAGCAAAAACTGGCATCGCCTGTCACCCAAGCTTGGCGTGACCTATGCCCTCAGCGAGCAATACACCTGGTACGGCCAGTACGCGGAAGGTTTCCGCACGCCCAGCGCCAAAGCCTTGTACGGCCGCTTCGAAAACCTGCAAACCGGCTACCTCGTTCAGCCCAATCCGGATCTGGAGCCGGAAAAAAGCAAAAGCTACGAGACCGGCCTGCGCGGGCATTTCGATGCTGGCAGCTTTGACGTGGCAGTGTTCTACAACAAATATCGCGACTTCATCAACGACGACGCGATCCAGCCCGCAACCGCTACCCAAGCCGTTTTCCAGTCCAACAATATTGCCCACGCCACCATCAAGGGGCTGGAACTCAAGGGTCGCCTGAACCTGGATGCATTCGGCGCACCTGAAGGCCTCTATGCCCGTGGCGCTGCAACCTATCTGTACGGACGAAACGACGACAACGGCCAGCCGATCAACAGCATCAACCCGCTGACTGGCGTGCTGGGCCTGGGCTACGACCAGGACAATTACGGCGGGCTATTGAGCTGGACGCTGGTCAAGCGCAAGACCCGCGTGGACGACAGTAACTTCCATGCGCCGGATGGCTCGTCGAGCCAGTTCAAGACCCCGGGTTTCGGCGTGCTTGATCTGACCGGCTTTTACAAAGTCACCGATGACGTGACCCTTAATGCCGGGCTGTACAACCTCACTGACAAGAAGTACTGGCAGTGGGACGACGTGCGCGGCTACGACGGCGTTGGCGAAGCGGGTGTCACGGCGCCAGCCAACCTGGATCGCCTGACCCAGCCAGGTCGCAACTTCGCGATCAATGTGGTCTGGGATATCTGA
- the rpmE2 gene encoding 50S ribosomal protein L31, with protein MKPDIHPAYRTVLFHDTAADAFFLIGSTVDTDRTQEHSDGKTYPYVALDVSSASHPMYTGQQRKTTTEGRIAGFNKRFAAFGSGGKKDAATAE; from the coding sequence ATGAAACCTGATATCCATCCCGCTTACCGCACTGTGCTGTTTCACGATACCGCTGCCGACGCCTTTTTCCTGATCGGCTCCACCGTCGATACCGACCGCACTCAAGAACACAGTGACGGCAAAACCTACCCTTATGTCGCGCTGGACGTTTCCAGCGCCTCGCACCCGATGTACACCGGCCAGCAGCGCAAGACCACAACCGAAGGCCGTATCGCTGGCTTCAACAAGCGTTTCGCGGCCTTTGGTTCAGGCGGCAAGAAGGATGCAGCAACTGCCGAATGA
- the ybaN_1 gene encoding membrane protein, giving the protein MITDEIMTRKLPRSRVSRLLFAALAYASLGIGLVAIFIPGLPTTEFVLLAAWAATKSSPRLSAWLENHKVFGPILSNWRNGRLVTRSAKISATVSMLLCALLMLYLMHGWPVYAAIGGMVLGNLWIWSRPEPKVQAS; this is encoded by the coding sequence ATGATTACTGACGAGATAATGACCCGCAAACTTCCAAGGTCCAGAGTCTCTCGCCTGCTATTTGCGGCACTGGCTTATGCCAGCCTCGGGATAGGTCTGGTCGCGATTTTCATTCCGGGCCTGCCTACCACTGAGTTTGTTCTGCTGGCAGCCTGGGCCGCGACCAAGAGTTCACCGCGCCTGAGCGCCTGGCTGGAAAACCACAAGGTGTTCGGCCCGATCCTGAGCAACTGGCGCAACGGTCGTCTGGTCACCCGCAGCGCGAAAATCAGCGCCACGGTCAGCATGCTGCTGTGTGCCCTGTTAATGCTGTACCTGATGCACGGTTGGCCAGTCTATGCCGCCATCGGCGGTATGGTGCTCGGTAACCTGTGGATCTGGTCACGGCCGGAGCCCAAAGTGCAAGCATCCTGA
- a CDS encoding acetyl-CoA carboxylase alpha subunit, whose amino-acid sequence MFEPGHLHITRTPLQASDFGYDIHLRYEVCENPTQGTSMHFSMEGEIAGNAFQDEFELPRDLACNFAHNANKIAVKHGMPPIAVLPIAMHEDYDRMFKDVHDKLGIEHGEPIKPEHLT is encoded by the coding sequence ATGTTTGAACCAGGCCATCTGCACATCACCCGCACGCCGCTGCAAGCGTCGGATTTTGGTTACGACATTCACCTTCGCTACGAAGTCTGCGAGAACCCCACACAAGGCACGTCCATGCATTTTTCAATGGAGGGCGAAATCGCTGGTAACGCCTTTCAGGACGAGTTTGAACTGCCCCGTGATCTGGCCTGCAACTTCGCTCACAACGCCAACAAGATTGCGGTAAAGCACGGCATGCCGCCCATTGCCGTGCTGCCCATCGCCATGCATGAAGACTACGACCGAATGTTCAAGGACGTGCATGACAAGCTCGGCATTGAACACGGTGAGCCGATAAAGCCCGAGCATTTGACCTGA
- a CDS encoding heme oxygenase — MSVEQNRPALRSKRLNLVTSEPHERLGHAVNDQAPFDTLGSYSRFLIAQYLFQAELQALYNDAELTAIISDLPSRCRAEQALADIADLQLEIPHPVPGALTSPSKAQALGWLYVSEGSKLGAGILIKRAAALNLGEDFGARHLGAPAGGRAEGWKSFTRTLDTLPLSNEEDAQIEQAAIDAFERFSVLIQHAYATAPDARPTAHMAES, encoded by the coding sequence ATGTCAGTAGAACAAAATCGTCCCGCGCTGCGCTCCAAACGCCTCAACCTGGTCACCAGTGAACCTCACGAACGACTGGGTCATGCCGTCAACGACCAGGCACCATTCGACACGTTGGGCAGTTATTCGCGCTTTCTGATCGCGCAGTATCTTTTCCAGGCCGAACTCCAGGCGCTGTACAACGATGCCGAGCTGACCGCCATCATTAGCGATCTGCCAAGCCGGTGCCGGGCCGAGCAGGCATTGGCCGATATTGCCGATTTGCAGCTTGAAATCCCGCATCCCGTGCCCGGCGCCCTGACGTCACCCAGCAAAGCGCAAGCACTGGGTTGGCTGTATGTCTCGGAAGGCTCGAAGCTGGGCGCCGGGATCCTGATCAAGCGGGCCGCTGCCCTGAACCTCGGCGAAGATTTTGGCGCTCGCCACCTCGGTGCGCCTGCGGGTGGTCGCGCAGAAGGCTGGAAGAGCTTTACCCGCACCCTCGACACGCTGCCATTGAGCAACGAAGAAGACGCGCAGATCGAACAGGCTGCCATCGATGCATTCGAGCGTTTCAGCGTGCTGATCCAACACGCTTATGCCACTGCGCCCGACGCTCGACCAACAGCGCACATGGCCGAGTCATGA
- a CDS encoding mutT/nudix family protein, whose product MKLIHIAAALLIDADGRTLLVRKRGTQAFMQPGGKIEAGEAPAVALSRELEEELGLVVDPAQARYLGSFAALAANEPGFEVRCELFEVRIEVDVQPAAEIEEVVWIRADSHPHLNLAPLTRDSILPIYRDLCVEA is encoded by the coding sequence ATGAAGCTGATCCATATCGCTGCGGCCTTGTTGATCGACGCCGATGGCCGGACCCTGCTGGTACGTAAGCGCGGCACTCAGGCGTTCATGCAACCGGGCGGCAAGATAGAGGCCGGTGAAGCGCCCGCTGTGGCGCTGAGTCGCGAGCTTGAAGAGGAACTGGGCCTGGTAGTGGATCCCGCCCAGGCCCGTTATCTGGGCTCATTCGCTGCGCTCGCTGCTAACGAGCCTGGGTTTGAAGTGCGTTGTGAGCTGTTTGAAGTGCGTATCGAGGTGGATGTCCAGCCCGCTGCGGAAATCGAAGAGGTGGTGTGGATCCGCGCTGATAGCCATCCGCATCTCAACCTGGCGCCGCTGACCCGGGATTCGATACTGCCGATCTACCGGGACCTTTGCGTCGAAGCCTGA
- the tyrR_1 gene encoding helix-turn-helix, Fis-type produces the protein MRIHVSFIDRVGITQEVLAILGGRNLNLDAVEMVPPNVYIDAPTLSHQMLEELKDALFRVRGVEAITVVDILPGQRRHLQLDALLAAMTDPVLALDSAGHVLLANPALIALIGREPAGEPVAELFADPGLQNALLENGFRLPLREVTLNGEALLLDATPITDAGALLTLYQPSRIGERLSALHHDHAEGFDALLGESAAIRTLKARAQRVAALDAPLLIQGETGTGKELVARACHATSARHSAPFLALNCAALPENLAESELFGYAPGAFTGAQRGGKPGLMELANQGTVFLDEIGEMSPYLQAKLLRFLNDGSFRRVGGDREVKVNVRILSATHRNLEKMVSEGTFREDLFYRLNVLNLEVPPLRDRGQDILLLARYFMEQACAQIQRPVCRLTTNTYPALLGNRWPGNVRQLQNVIFRAAAISESNLVDIGDLDIAGTAVAGENEGEVGSLEQAVETFEKALLEKLYADYPSTRQLAARLQTSHTAIAHRLRKYSIGIKG, from the coding sequence ATGCGCATCCACGTCAGTTTCATCGACCGCGTCGGCATCACCCAGGAAGTGCTGGCGATCCTGGGCGGGCGCAATCTGAATCTGGATGCGGTAGAGATGGTGCCGCCTAACGTCTATATCGATGCGCCGACCTTGAGCCATCAGATGCTTGAAGAACTCAAGGACGCGCTGTTCAGGGTCAGGGGCGTTGAAGCCATCACGGTGGTCGATATTCTCCCCGGCCAACGTCGTCACTTGCAGCTCGATGCATTGCTGGCCGCCATGACGGATCCGGTGCTGGCTCTGGATAGCGCAGGCCACGTATTGCTGGCTAACCCGGCGTTGATTGCACTGATCGGCCGCGAACCTGCGGGCGAGCCCGTCGCCGAGCTGTTTGCCGACCCCGGGCTGCAGAACGCGTTGCTGGAAAACGGCTTCCGTCTGCCACTGCGTGAAGTGACCCTCAATGGCGAAGCGCTGTTGCTGGATGCGACGCCCATCACCGATGCAGGCGCGTTGCTGACCCTGTATCAACCCAGCCGCATTGGCGAACGCTTGTCTGCGCTGCACCACGACCACGCAGAAGGTTTTGACGCCTTGCTGGGTGAATCCGCCGCGATCCGCACCCTCAAGGCCCGCGCCCAACGGGTGGCAGCACTGGATGCCCCCTTGCTGATCCAGGGCGAAACCGGCACAGGCAAAGAGCTGGTTGCCCGCGCCTGCCACGCCACCAGCGCCCGGCACAGCGCGCCTTTTCTGGCACTCAACTGCGCGGCATTGCCGGAAAACCTCGCTGAAAGCGAACTGTTTGGCTACGCGCCTGGCGCTTTCACCGGTGCACAACGAGGCGGCAAACCAGGGCTGATGGAGCTGGCGAACCAGGGCACGGTGTTCCTCGACGAAATCGGCGAAATGTCGCCTTACCTGCAGGCCAAGCTGCTGCGCTTTCTTAACGACGGCAGTTTCCGCCGCGTGGGCGGTGATCGGGAGGTGAAGGTCAATGTGCGCATCCTCAGCGCGACCCATCGCAACCTGGAGAAGATGGTCAGCGAAGGCACCTTTCGCGAGGACCTGTTCTACCGGCTCAATGTGCTCAATCTGGAAGTCCCGCCACTGCGTGATCGCGGCCAGGACATTCTGCTACTGGCACGCTATTTCATGGAGCAGGCCTGCGCGCAGATTCAACGCCCCGTCTGCCGCCTCACGACGAATACTTACCCAGCGCTGCTCGGCAACCGCTGGCCCGGCAACGTACGCCAATTGCAGAACGTGATTTTCCGCGCGGCCGCCATCAGCGAAAGCAATCTGGTCGACATTGGCGATCTGGACATCGCAGGCACGGCCGTGGCCGGAGAAAACGAGGGCGAAGTCGGCAGCCTCGAACAAGCGGTCGAGACTTTCGAAAAGGCCTTGCTGGAAAAGCTCTACGCTGACTATCCGTCGACCCGGCAACTGGCGGCGCGCCTGCAAACGTCGCACACCGCCATCGCTCATCGACTGCGTAAATATTCAATCGGCATCAAAGGCTGA
- the ddl_2 gene encoding D-alanyl-alanine synthetase A, with protein sequence MKTSVAILFGGQSSEHEVSLQSARNVINAIDRGTYELTLIGVDKQGRWLHFDESDYLVNGSDPSKIKLSSSGRVLSLIPGAAAGQFIEVASGIELPRIDVVFPVIHGPFGEDGSLQGLLRLMAIPFVGPDVLSSAACMDKDVTKRLLRDAGIAVAPFAVVTRGQSVDFATVSAELGLPLFVKPASQGSSVGVSKVTDEAGYHAALTLAFEFDHKVLIETGMAGREVECAVLGNHQPQVSVCGEVIANDDFYAYDTKYLNGDQARIAIPAELATDLADAVREVALRAYQVLGCAGLARVDFFVTDAGAIVINEVNTLPGFTSISMYPKLWQASGVSYPDLIDRLIRFGLARADEARQLKTEIFP encoded by the coding sequence TTGAAAACCTCAGTCGCCATCCTCTTCGGTGGGCAATCCAGCGAACACGAAGTGTCGCTGCAGTCCGCCCGAAACGTGATCAACGCGATCGATCGCGGCACTTACGAGCTGACCCTGATCGGCGTCGACAAACAAGGTCGCTGGTTGCACTTTGACGAGAGCGACTACCTGGTCAATGGCAGCGACCCGTCCAAAATCAAGCTCAGCAGTTCCGGCAGGGTTTTGTCCCTGATACCGGGCGCTGCGGCTGGGCAATTCATCGAGGTTGCATCGGGCATTGAGCTGCCGCGCATTGATGTGGTGTTCCCGGTGATTCATGGCCCGTTCGGTGAGGACGGTTCGCTGCAAGGCCTGCTGCGCCTGATGGCGATCCCGTTTGTCGGCCCGGATGTGCTCAGTTCGGCGGCATGCATGGACAAAGATGTCACCAAGCGTCTGCTGCGGGACGCGGGCATTGCTGTTGCGCCGTTTGCAGTGGTCACCCGTGGTCAGTCAGTGGATTTCGCGACAGTCTCGGCCGAGCTGGGCTTGCCGTTGTTCGTCAAGCCCGCCAGCCAAGGCTCATCAGTGGGCGTGAGTAAGGTCACCGATGAAGCCGGTTATCACGCAGCGCTGACGCTGGCGTTCGAGTTTGATCACAAGGTATTGATCGAGACCGGCATGGCGGGCCGTGAAGTCGAATGCGCAGTGCTCGGCAATCACCAACCGCAGGTCAGCGTGTGTGGCGAGGTCATCGCGAACGATGACTTTTACGCCTACGACACCAAATACCTCAATGGCGACCAGGCGCGTATTGCGATCCCTGCCGAGCTGGCGACCGACCTCGCCGACGCGGTTCGCGAGGTGGCCTTGCGCGCTTATCAAGTGTTGGGGTGTGCGGGTCTGGCGCGGGTGGATTTTTTCGTCACGGACGCGGGGGCTATCGTCATCAACGAGGTCAACACTCTGCCGGGCTTCACCTCCATCAGCATGTACCCCAAGTTGTGGCAGGCCAGCGGCGTTTCCTACCCCGACCTGATCGATCGCCTGATCCGCTTTGGACTGGCGCGCGCCGATGAGGCGCGGCAACTCAAGACCGAGATATTTCCATGA